The following proteins are encoded in a genomic region of Rhizobium sp. ZPR4:
- a CDS encoding helix-turn-helix domain-containing protein, translating into MHDYSAHADQVYASAQSTAASSSVVASWRRCMVMHRLAPEEKRLPMRLGNQEFQAALERSERLVAEASNELDRLFLAVGKAGCCLLLTDRDGIALERRGAAGDDKEFYDLGLWTGSVWTEASIGTNGIGTALADERAVAIFRDQHFFCSNINLSCTTAPIRDHRGQLAGALDISSCRDDVNDATLAILSQTVRDAAVRIELNLFRSAFAGARFVMVPTDTASTSALLAVDRNDLVLGATRAARLALKLDDHRIAAGIPASDVLREQAAVGEDLAEAERAALLRALSRASGNVSQAATALGMSRSTLHRKMKRLNLH; encoded by the coding sequence ATGCACGACTATTCCGCGCATGCGGATCAGGTTTACGCGTCGGCGCAATCGACGGCGGCGAGTTCTTCGGTCGTTGCCTCTTGGCGGCGGTGCATGGTCATGCATCGCCTGGCGCCGGAGGAGAAGCGTCTGCCGATGCGCCTGGGCAACCAGGAATTTCAAGCCGCACTGGAACGATCAGAACGGCTGGTCGCCGAAGCCAGCAACGAGCTGGATCGCCTTTTCCTCGCAGTCGGCAAGGCCGGCTGCTGCCTGCTTCTGACCGATCGCGACGGTATCGCGCTGGAACGCCGCGGCGCCGCCGGCGACGACAAGGAGTTCTACGATCTCGGTCTGTGGACCGGTTCGGTCTGGACCGAGGCCAGCATCGGCACCAACGGCATCGGTACGGCATTGGCCGATGAGCGGGCTGTCGCGATCTTTCGCGATCAGCACTTCTTCTGCTCCAACATCAATCTCAGCTGCACGACGGCTCCGATCCGCGATCATCGTGGCCAGCTTGCCGGCGCGCTCGACATTTCGAGTTGCCGCGACGACGTGAACGATGCCACTCTGGCGATCCTCTCGCAGACGGTGCGAGACGCAGCGGTGCGCATCGAGCTCAATCTTTTCCGCAGCGCCTTTGCCGGCGCCCGTTTTGTCATGGTGCCGACGGATACGGCATCCACCTCGGCGCTTCTGGCAGTCGACCGCAACGACCTCGTGCTCGGTGCGACCCGGGCGGCTCGTCTCGCGCTGAAGCTCGACGATCACCGTATTGCCGCAGGAATTCCGGCATCCGACGTACTTCGCGAGCAGGCGGCCGTGGGCGAGGATCTGGCCGAGGCTGAACGCGCGGCCCTGCTCAGGGCTCTTTCCCGTGCCAGCGGCAATGTCTCTCAGGCAGCGACCGCACTCGGCATGAGCCGCTCGACGCTGCATCGGAAGATGAAGCGGCTCAATCTGCACTGA
- the adh gene encoding aldehyde dehydrogenase, translating to MLHQKIVESPFKLKYGNYIGGEWREPIGGKYFDNLTPITGGKICEIPRSDEKDINAALDAAHAAKDKWGRTAVAERSNILMKIAQRMEDKLEVLAQAESWDNGKPIRETMAADIPLAIDHFRYFASCIRAQEGSIGEIDHDTVAYHFHEPLGVVGQIIPWNFPILMAAWKLAPALAAGNCVVIKPAEQTPASLLVWAELIGDLLPPGVLNIVNGFGLEAGKPLATSPRIAKIAFTGETTTGRLIMQYASQNLIPVTLELGGKSPNIFFADVAAEDDDFFDKALEGFAMFALNQGEVCTCPSRALIQESVYDRFMERAVKRVEAIKQGNPLDSATMIGAQASSEQMEKILSYLDIGRQEGAEVLTGGARADLGGELSSGYYIKPTIFKGHNKMRVFQEEIFGPVVSVTTFKDEKEALEIANDTLYGLGAGVWTRDGNRAYRFGREIQAGRVWTNCYHAYPAHAAFGGYKQSGIGRETHKMMLDHYQQTKNMLVSYSPKALGFF from the coding sequence ATGCTGCATCAAAAGATCGTCGAATCTCCGTTCAAGCTGAAATATGGCAACTATATCGGTGGCGAGTGGCGCGAGCCGATCGGCGGCAAATATTTCGACAATCTGACGCCGATCACCGGCGGCAAGATTTGCGAGATACCGCGCTCGGACGAGAAGGATATCAACGCCGCGCTCGATGCCGCCCATGCGGCAAAGGACAAATGGGGCCGGACCGCTGTTGCAGAGCGCTCCAACATCCTGATGAAGATCGCCCAGCGCATGGAAGACAAGCTGGAAGTGCTGGCGCAGGCGGAAAGCTGGGACAACGGCAAGCCGATCCGTGAAACCATGGCGGCCGATATTCCGCTCGCCATCGACCATTTCCGCTACTTTGCGTCCTGCATTCGCGCTCAGGAAGGCTCGATCGGGGAGATCGACCACGACACCGTCGCCTACCATTTCCATGAGCCGCTCGGCGTCGTCGGCCAGATCATTCCCTGGAACTTCCCGATCCTGATGGCCGCGTGGAAGCTTGCGCCGGCACTGGCCGCCGGCAATTGCGTCGTCATCAAGCCGGCTGAGCAGACGCCGGCCTCGCTTCTGGTCTGGGCCGAGCTGATCGGCGATCTCCTGCCGCCGGGCGTCCTCAACATCGTCAATGGTTTCGGTCTGGAGGCCGGCAAGCCGCTTGCGACCAGCCCGCGCATCGCCAAGATCGCCTTTACCGGCGAGACGACGACCGGCCGGCTCATCATGCAATATGCCAGCCAGAACCTCATCCCCGTTACGCTCGAACTCGGCGGCAAGTCGCCGAATATCTTCTTTGCCGACGTCGCAGCCGAGGACGATGATTTCTTCGACAAGGCGCTGGAAGGCTTTGCGATGTTCGCCCTCAACCAGGGCGAGGTCTGCACATGCCCCAGTCGCGCGCTGATCCAGGAATCGGTCTACGACCGCTTCATGGAGCGGGCCGTCAAGCGCGTGGAAGCTATCAAGCAGGGCAATCCGCTTGATTCCGCAACCATGATCGGCGCCCAGGCATCGAGCGAGCAGATGGAGAAGATCCTCTCCTATCTCGATATCGGTAGGCAGGAAGGTGCAGAAGTGCTGACGGGCGGCGCGCGTGCCGATCTCGGCGGTGAGCTGTCGAGCGGCTATTACATCAAGCCGACCATCTTCAAGGGCCACAACAAGATGCGCGTGTTCCAGGAAGAAATCTTCGGGCCGGTCGTTTCCGTGACGACCTTCAAGGACGAGAAGGAAGCGCTCGAAATCGCCAACGATACGCTTTACGGCCTTGGCGCCGGCGTGTGGACCCGCGATGGCAATCGCGCTTATCGCTTCGGCCGCGAGATCCAGGCCGGCCGTGTCTGGACGAATTGCTATCATGCCTATCCCGCGCATGCCGCCTTTGGCGGTTACAAGCAATCAGGCATCGGGCGTGAGACGCACAAGATGATGCTCGACCACTACCAGCAGACCAAGAACATGCTGGTGAGCTATAGCCCGAAGGCGCTCGGCTTCTTCTGA
- a CDS encoding DUF779 domain-containing protein produces MDDNGSEHRVLATDKALELIREIQQDHPDILFHQSGGCCDGSSPMCYPANEFMIGDNDVKLGEIGGVPVYISGSQFEAWKHTQLIIDVVPGRGGMFSLDNGREKRFLTRSRLFGGGEACAIPEIRRPPAQ; encoded by the coding sequence ATGGACGATAATGGATCGGAGCATCGAGTGCTCGCGACCGACAAGGCGCTTGAACTCATCCGCGAGATACAACAGGACCATCCCGATATCCTGTTTCATCAGTCGGGCGGTTGCTGCGACGGCTCCTCGCCGATGTGCTATCCGGCCAATGAATTCATGATCGGTGACAATGACGTCAAGCTCGGTGAGATCGGTGGCGTGCCCGTCTATATCAGCGGCAGCCAGTTCGAGGCCTGGAAGCATACGCAACTCATCATCGACGTCGTGCCGGGACGTGGCGGCATGTTCTCGCTCGACAACGGGCGGGAGAAGCGGTTTCTGACCCGTTCCCGCCTCTTCGGCGGCGGCGAGGCTTGTGCGATCCCGGAGATCCGGCGTCCGCCAGCGCAATAA
- a CDS encoding DJ-1/PfpI family protein: MPAAKILMITGDFTEDYETMVPFQTLLACGYTVHAVCPGKNAGETVATAIHDFEGDQTYSEKRGHNFALNATFASIRAEDYDALVIPGGRAPEYLRLNPDVIKAVQHFFEADKPVAAICHGAQLLSAAGVLKGRTCSAYPACRPEVELAGGIYADIAINDAVADGNLVTAPAWPAHPSWLRQFMAVLDANALSAANAA; this comes from the coding sequence ATGCCAGCAGCAAAGATCCTGATGATTACAGGTGATTTCACCGAGGACTATGAGACCATGGTGCCGTTTCAGACGCTGCTTGCCTGCGGCTATACGGTCCATGCCGTTTGCCCCGGTAAGAATGCCGGCGAAACGGTGGCAACGGCCATCCACGATTTCGAAGGCGACCAGACCTATTCCGAAAAGCGCGGCCACAATTTTGCACTGAACGCGACCTTCGCCAGCATCCGCGCCGAAGACTATGACGCGCTCGTCATTCCGGGTGGTCGAGCACCGGAATATCTGCGGCTGAATCCTGATGTCATCAAGGCCGTTCAGCATTTCTTCGAGGCAGACAAGCCGGTGGCCGCGATTTGCCATGGCGCGCAACTGCTGAGCGCGGCAGGCGTGCTCAAGGGACGCACCTGCTCGGCATACCCCGCCTGCCGCCCCGAGGTGGAACTTGCCGGCGGCATCTATGCCGATATCGCTATCAATGACGCGGTCGCCGACGGCAACCTCGTGACTGCACCGGCCTGGCCGGCGCATCCGTCATGGCTGCGGCAATTCATGGCCGTACTCGACGCCAATGCTTTGTCGGCAGCAAACGCCGCCTGA
- a CDS encoding ribbon-helix-helix domain-containing protein: MCELFIKADARLWESTTRSLRIDGMVTSVRLENFFWSKLEEIARRDGMNVVQLITKLHHESIDAGHDLGNFTSFLRVCCSRYLDLQLAGDISSDLSQPIAGVDAPAILGRERLKYH; this comes from the coding sequence ATGTGCGAATTGTTCATCAAGGCCGATGCCAGGCTCTGGGAAAGCACCACGCGCTCCCTGCGCATCGACGGTATGGTGACGAGCGTCAGACTGGAAAACTTCTTCTGGTCGAAGCTGGAGGAAATCGCGCGGCGTGACGGCATGAACGTGGTGCAGCTCATTACCAAGCTGCACCATGAATCGATCGATGCCGGTCACGATCTCGGTAATTTCACCTCGTTCCTGCGAGTCTGCTGCTCACGCTATCTCGACCTGCAGCTTGCCGGTGACATTTCGAGCGATCTCTCCCAGCCGATCGCCGGTGTCGATGCTCCCGCCATCCTCGGCCGCGAGCGCCTGAAATATCATTGA
- a CDS encoding TetR/AcrR family transcriptional regulator: MKDSSQPTRERILQAAGKLFHRDGIRAISVDAIAEKAGITKRTLYYHFRSKDDLIAAHLQARDEPNLALFKGWFEETEGDTAEKVAGIFRHLAQSARNAKWKGCGFLRTSVELINLPGHPALVAARAHKKRVEDWLGSIFMEAGASDDAQPLARQIMLLLDGSFAVVLLHRDPSYMETAADAVAQLIADKLSRTRGNESGLRGAASVG, translated from the coding sequence ATGAAAGACAGCTCACAGCCGACACGCGAACGCATTCTTCAGGCGGCAGGAAAGCTCTTCCATCGCGACGGCATCCGCGCGATCAGTGTCGATGCCATCGCCGAGAAGGCAGGCATTACCAAACGCACTCTCTATTATCATTTCCGCAGCAAGGACGACCTGATCGCCGCGCATCTGCAGGCGCGCGACGAGCCGAACCTTGCGCTCTTCAAAGGCTGGTTCGAGGAAACGGAAGGCGATACCGCCGAGAAGGTCGCAGGCATTTTCCGTCATCTAGCGCAATCGGCGCGCAACGCCAAATGGAAAGGCTGTGGCTTCCTGCGGACCTCGGTCGAACTCATCAATCTTCCTGGCCATCCGGCCCTGGTTGCGGCGCGCGCCCATAAGAAACGCGTGGAGGACTGGCTGGGTTCGATCTTTATGGAAGCGGGAGCGAGCGATGATGCCCAGCCGCTCGCACGCCAGATCATGCTGCTCCTCGATGGTTCATTTGCGGTCGTGCTGCTTCATCGAGATCCGAGCTACATGGAAACCGCAGCGGATGCTGTGGCGCAACTCATTGCCGATAAATTATCGCGTACCAGAGGGAACGAGAGCGGCCTCCGGGGAGCCGCATCAGTTGGCTGA
- a CDS encoding alpha/beta fold hydrolase, with the protein MSEQPIPPAAKPRSLPISISCRDGVTLGGHLWLAEAGKPEGSVIINPATGVLARYYHRYARFLAQNGFDVLTFDYRGIGQSRPQELRGVGYRWRDWGERDFEAALQLMIEHRRSGPLMVIGHSVGGFLPGLAESASMIDRMLTVGAQYAWWGDYMRRRRAALFLKWHVAMPALTGLCGYFPGRRLGWLEDLPKGVANEWSFRGPRFERSHPAGERGDVLRRMGAVKASILAVAVSDDELGTVPAIHRTLNYYTGAQRQSVLLRPADFGRSAIGHFGLFHDSHAEGFWVNTLSWLREGRNPWPASKLK; encoded by the coding sequence ATGAGCGAGCAACCAATTCCACCAGCCGCAAAGCCGCGGAGCCTGCCGATTTCCATTTCGTGCCGCGATGGTGTCACCCTTGGCGGCCATCTCTGGCTGGCGGAGGCAGGTAAGCCGGAGGGTAGCGTGATCATCAATCCGGCCACCGGGGTTCTTGCGCGCTACTATCATCGCTACGCGCGATTTCTGGCGCAAAATGGGTTCGATGTCCTCACCTTCGACTATCGCGGCATCGGCCAGTCGCGACCGCAGGAACTGCGAGGGGTGGGCTATCGCTGGCGCGATTGGGGGGAGAGGGATTTCGAGGCTGCGCTTCAACTGATGATCGAGCATCGACGCAGCGGTCCCCTCATGGTGATCGGCCATAGTGTCGGTGGCTTCCTGCCTGGACTGGCCGAAAGCGCCTCGATGATCGACAGAATGCTGACGGTCGGAGCTCAATATGCCTGGTGGGGGGATTACATGCGCCGCCGCCGCGCCGCCCTGTTCCTCAAATGGCATGTCGCCATGCCTGCGCTGACTGGGCTTTGCGGTTATTTCCCGGGCCGCCGGCTTGGCTGGCTGGAGGACTTGCCGAAAGGCGTGGCAAACGAGTGGAGCTTTCGCGGCCCTCGGTTCGAGCGCAGCCATCCTGCGGGCGAGAGGGGGGATGTGCTGCGGCGAATGGGCGCTGTCAAGGCATCGATCCTGGCCGTTGCCGTTTCGGACGACGAACTTGGCACCGTGCCGGCAATTCACCGCACACTGAATTATTATACCGGTGCGCAACGCCAGTCGGTGCTGCTCCGCCCGGCTGATTTCGGTCGGTCCGCAATCGGCCATTTCGGCCTGTTTCACGATAGCCATGCTGAGGGTTTCTGGGTCAATACGCTGTCGTGGCTTCGGGAGGGCCGCAATCCCTGGCCGGCATCCAAGCTGAAATAG
- a CDS encoding PhnA domain-containing protein has protein sequence MSSQDDEYIYDEVTGEWRPAAEMAAAAAAAEFVVYDASGNVLADGDSVTLIKDLKVKGANQTLKQGTVIRSIRLTDNPEEVDCRYDGIKGLVLRTEFIRKR, from the coding sequence ATGAGCAGCCAAGATGACGAATATATCTACGACGAAGTGACCGGTGAGTGGCGACCTGCCGCGGAGATGGCAGCGGCTGCTGCCGCCGCGGAGTTTGTCGTTTACGATGCGAGCGGCAACGTCCTTGCCGATGGCGACTCCGTCACCCTCATCAAGGATTTGAAAGTGAAGGGCGCCAATCAGACCTTGAAGCAGGGTACCGTTATCAGGTCGATTCGACTGACCGACAACCCTGAAGAAGTCGATTGCCGCTACGACGGGATCAAGGGATTGGTTCTCCGTACCGAATTCATACGCAAGCGCTAG
- a CDS encoding aldo/keto reductase: MKKRVLGKSGLEVSALGFGCMGLNFGYGHALAKDDGVRLIRDAVERGVTFFDTAEIYGPFTNEEIVGEALKPVRDRVVIATKFGFRIENGKSNGFDSRPENIRAVADASLKRLGIEIIDLFYQHRVDPDVPIEDVAGAVKDLIAAGKVRHFGLSEPGAQTVRRAHAVQPVTALQNEYSLWTRGPETNGILQACEELGIGLVAYSPLGKGFLTGAMDKDTKLGENDFRRILPRFTPEAMEKNQALIDLLKQIAGRKQATTAQVALAWLMAQKPWIVPIPGTTKLHRLEENLAAADVELSAAELAEIKRAAADIAIEGERYPEQLMKTTGR, encoded by the coding sequence ATGAAGAAGCGTGTACTTGGAAAAAGCGGCCTTGAAGTTTCGGCCCTGGGCTTCGGCTGCATGGGGCTGAACTTCGGCTATGGCCATGCGCTGGCCAAGGATGACGGTGTCAGGCTCATACGTGATGCCGTCGAGCGTGGTGTGACCTTCTTTGACACCGCCGAAATCTATGGTCCCTTTACCAACGAGGAAATCGTCGGCGAGGCCCTGAAGCCCGTGCGTGATCGGGTCGTCATCGCCACGAAATTCGGCTTCAGGATCGAGAACGGCAAGTCGAACGGCTTCGACAGCCGTCCCGAGAATATTCGCGCCGTCGCCGATGCCTCGCTGAAACGGTTGGGCATCGAGATCATCGATCTCTTCTATCAGCACCGTGTCGATCCCGATGTGCCGATCGAGGATGTGGCAGGCGCGGTGAAGGATCTGATCGCTGCGGGCAAGGTGCGGCATTTCGGTCTTTCCGAGCCCGGTGCGCAGACGGTGCGCCGCGCCCATGCGGTGCAGCCCGTTACGGCGCTGCAGAACGAATACTCGCTCTGGACGCGTGGACCTGAAACCAACGGCATCCTGCAGGCCTGCGAGGAATTGGGCATCGGTCTCGTCGCCTATAGCCCGCTCGGCAAGGGCTTCCTGACGGGCGCGATGGACAAGGATACGAAGCTTGGCGAGAATGATTTCCGTCGCATTCTGCCGCGCTTCACGCCCGAGGCGATGGAAAAGAACCAGGCGCTCATCGATCTCCTCAAGCAGATTGCCGGTCGCAAGCAGGCAACCACGGCCCAGGTCGCGCTTGCATGGCTTATGGCGCAGAAACCTTGGATCGTGCCGATCCCAGGCACGACCAAGCTGCATCGTCTGGAAGAGAATCTTGCGGCTGCGGATGTCGAGCTGAGCGCGGCGGAACTTGCCGAAATTAAGCGCGCAGCTGCAGACATTGCGATCGAGGGCGAGCGCTATCCCGAGCAACTGATGAAGACCACCGGCCGCTGA
- a CDS encoding RibD family protein produces MKPYVICHMVSSLDGGLHPSCWTHSSDGKLSDWTALYQSCHEKLEGDAWMVGRVTMAEMTKGSPHPPHEHGAVARPLHFANRKAANFAIAIDISGRLHFTTNEIDGDHIVVLLGSDVPDSHLAELTNDGISYIASEQAQPDLAAMLDTLEHELGIKRLLLEGGAGINGSFLAAGLVDEISLIIAPVLDGRAASQSIVEHGEGGLAGKIQLSLKSCEPLAHGAVYLRYAVTPS; encoded by the coding sequence ATGAAGCCATATGTCATCTGCCACATGGTCTCGTCTCTCGACGGCGGCCTGCATCCCAGCTGCTGGACACATAGTTCGGACGGCAAGCTCAGTGACTGGACGGCGCTCTATCAATCCTGTCACGAGAAGCTTGAAGGCGATGCCTGGATGGTCGGTCGCGTCACGATGGCCGAGATGACCAAGGGCAGCCCGCATCCACCGCATGAACACGGCGCGGTGGCGCGTCCCCTCCATTTCGCCAATCGGAAAGCGGCCAATTTCGCCATTGCCATAGATATTTCCGGCAGGCTGCATTTCACCACGAATGAAATCGATGGCGATCACATCGTCGTCCTCCTCGGCAGCGACGTGCCGGACAGCCATCTGGCCGAGCTCACGAACGACGGCATTTCCTACATTGCCTCCGAGCAAGCTCAGCCTGACCTGGCCGCCATGCTTGATACGCTGGAGCACGAACTCGGCATCAAGCGCCTGCTGCTGGAAGGCGGTGCCGGGATCAACGGCTCCTTCCTTGCTGCCGGTCTTGTCGATGAAATCAGCCTGATCATCGCACCCGTTCTCGACGGACGCGCCGCAAGCCAGAGCATCGTCGAACATGGGGAGGGAGGTTTGGCAGGAAAAATCCAGCTCTCGCTCAAAAGCTGCGAGCCGCTGGCGCATGGGGCGGTCTATCTGCGTTATGCGGTCACCCCATCTTGA
- a CDS encoding cupin domain-containing protein translates to MDIKRSGFQPSAKGPEDYFTGVVRIDAPFSGRGNLSGATVTFEPGARTAWHTHPFGQTLLVVSGLGRVQREGGPVEEIRPGDIVWFAPDEKHWHGASPDCAMSHIAIAEKENGSPVTWLEKVSDADYLGKAQS, encoded by the coding sequence ATGGACATCAAACGCAGCGGTTTCCAGCCATCGGCCAAAGGGCCGGAAGACTATTTCACGGGTGTGGTTCGCATCGACGCGCCTTTTAGCGGCCGCGGCAATCTCAGCGGCGCGACCGTGACTTTCGAGCCCGGCGCCCGCACCGCGTGGCACACTCATCCCTTCGGTCAGACCTTGCTCGTTGTTTCAGGCCTCGGGCGCGTGCAGCGCGAAGGCGGCCCGGTGGAAGAAATCCGTCCCGGCGACATCGTCTGGTTCGCGCCGGACGAAAAGCACTGGCATGGAGCATCGCCCGATTGCGCCATGAGCCATATCGCGATCGCCGAAAAGGAAAACGGTTCGCCGGTGACATGGCTGGAGAAGGTGAGCGACGCGGATTATCTCGGAAAGGCACAATCATGA
- a CDS encoding LysR family transcriptional regulator: MQREELVDLNAFAVVAEERSFTRAAAKLGTSQSSLSHTIRRLEARLGVRLLTRTTRNVALTEAGERLLATLGPALESIDSELASLRELRERPAGTIRITTSEHAATTILWPALERLLPQYPDIHVELSIDSSLRDIVADRFDAGVRLGEALAKDMIAVKISPDVRMVIVGSPAYLARNPPPKAPNELAEHNCINLRLPSSGGLYAWELEKDGRELRARVEGQLVFNNVGMIVRAAKAGLGLGFVMEDHVATDVGEGRLVRVMEDWCAPFSGYHLYYPSRRQPSAAFSLLVDALRYRG, from the coding sequence ATGCAGCGGGAAGAACTGGTCGATCTCAACGCCTTTGCTGTTGTGGCCGAGGAGAGGAGCTTTACGCGTGCCGCCGCGAAACTCGGCACGTCGCAATCATCCCTCAGCCATACGATCCGGCGTCTGGAGGCGCGGCTGGGCGTGCGCCTGCTGACACGAACCACCCGCAATGTGGCTCTAACGGAAGCGGGCGAGCGGCTGCTTGCCACTCTTGGCCCGGCGCTCGAAAGCATCGATAGCGAACTCGCTTCCCTGCGCGAGCTGCGCGAAAGGCCGGCAGGAACCATCCGCATCACCACCTCCGAGCACGCTGCCACCACCATTCTCTGGCCGGCCCTTGAAAGGCTCCTGCCGCAATATCCGGATATCCACGTCGAACTCAGCATCGATTCCAGCCTGCGCGATATCGTTGCTGATCGCTTCGATGCAGGCGTCCGGCTTGGCGAGGCGCTCGCCAAGGATATGATCGCCGTCAAGATCAGTCCCGATGTGCGCATGGTCATCGTCGGGTCCCCGGCATATCTCGCCAGGAATCCTCCGCCGAAAGCGCCGAATGAACTTGCCGAGCACAATTGCATAAATCTGCGTCTGCCGAGTTCCGGCGGCCTCTATGCCTGGGAGTTGGAAAAGGATGGGCGGGAGCTTCGTGCCAGGGTAGAGGGGCAGCTCGTCTTCAACAATGTCGGCATGATCGTGAGGGCTGCGAAGGCAGGACTGGGTCTTGGCTTCGTCATGGAAGATCATGTCGCGACCGATGTCGGGGAGGGGCGGCTTGTGCGCGTCATGGAAGACTGGTGCGCGCCGTTTTCCGGCTATCATCTGTATTATCCAAGCCGACGGCAGCCCTCCGCGGCTTTTTCTCTGCTGGTCGACGCATTGCGGTATCGCGGCTAG